A stretch of the Haloplanus aerogenes genome encodes the following:
- a CDS encoding NUDIX hydrolase has product MDDTADETGDSDDLQWATTGTAVDYTCPGFDVRRDEVTLPDGTETDYHYVDEPAAVVVLPFTPEGDVVVIEEWRQAVGRVNRGLPAGSVEDLDGDLATAARRELREETGYEAGSVTHLFSAEPTNGIANSVHHHFVARDCTPTGERDLDFNESIRVETADYDALLAMALDGDLRDGRAMHALAQYELRLGVGAEPSND; this is encoded by the coding sequence ATGGACGACACAGCCGACGAAACGGGCGACAGCGACGATCTCCAGTGGGCGACGACTGGCACGGCCGTCGACTACACCTGCCCCGGCTTCGACGTGCGTCGGGACGAGGTAACCCTTCCCGACGGCACCGAGACCGACTACCACTACGTCGACGAACCCGCGGCCGTCGTCGTCCTGCCCTTCACGCCCGAGGGCGACGTGGTCGTCATCGAGGAGTGGCGGCAGGCGGTCGGGCGCGTAAACCGCGGCCTGCCGGCGGGGTCGGTCGAAGACCTCGACGGCGACCTCGCAACCGCTGCCCGGCGCGAACTTCGGGAGGAGACGGGCTACGAGGCGGGGAGCGTCACCCACCTGTTCTCCGCGGAGCCGACCAACGGCATCGCCAACTCCGTCCACCACCACTTCGTCGCCCGCGACTGTACGCCGACCGGGGAACGCGACCTCGATTTCAACGAGAGCATCCGGGTCGAAACGGCCGACTACGACGCGTTACTGGCGATGGCGCTCGATGGCGACTTACGCGACGGGCGGGCGATGCACGCGCTGGCGCAGTACGAACTGCGCTTGGGTGTCGGCGCCGAACCTAGTAACGATTGA
- a CDS encoding aldehyde ferredoxin oxidoreductase family protein, translating into MTDLGGFRDHVAHVDLGSGDVSYQGVDDEDAKKYIGGRGLGVKYVFDAGPDVDPLGPDNRLVFMNGPLTGSQAVMSGRIAICTKSPLTGTVTDSHHGGWSGARLKWSGFDGLVFEGQSEDPVYAVVEDGEVELRDASHLWGKGTHETREIVEEEVEGSYGKNLSIMAIGPGGENEARHACIINEDDRASGRGGTGCVMGNKGLKAVVVKSGTKMPKPADSDTFGEGARQAMQVIQESDVTAPNEGALSMYGTNVLMNITEEMDGHPTKNGQYTSSFAMNEAEGTDVEAEKISGENVRENILVDEPTCHSCPVACKKEVEVNYKHKGQDMNVRMESYEYESAWALGTNSSNDDRDSIAVMIDRCNDMGLDTIDMGNLFAMAMEMTDKGKLDAGIDWGDEEHMIDLIEETGKRSSDLGDLLAMGAERMAEEKDAHDCRLDVKGQTIAAYDPRCMKGMGIGYATSNRGACHLRGYTPAAEILGIPEKVDPYEWEGKGELCATFQDLHAISDSFDICKFNAFAEGIEEYIKQYNGMTGRDLSENELMTAGERVYNLERYFNNLAGFDGSDDSLPGRFVEGDEEAIPGQRGSEGELCELAEMKEEYYSHRGWVDGVVTDETLEDLDITAGPGTGVSGSGGQAPADD; encoded by the coding sequence ATGACAGACTTAGGCGGATTCAGAGATCACGTAGCGCACGTGGACCTCGGTTCGGGCGACGTCTCCTATCAGGGCGTCGACGACGAGGACGCGAAGAAATACATCGGCGGACGCGGCCTCGGCGTGAAATACGTCTTCGACGCCGGGCCGGATGTCGACCCGCTCGGGCCGGACAACCGGCTCGTGTTCATGAACGGCCCGCTCACGGGATCGCAGGCCGTCATGAGCGGTCGGATCGCCATCTGTACCAAGTCCCCGCTCACGGGGACGGTCACCGACTCCCACCACGGCGGTTGGTCCGGCGCCCGACTCAAATGGTCCGGCTTCGACGGCCTGGTCTTCGAAGGCCAGAGCGAGGATCCGGTCTACGCCGTCGTCGAGGACGGCGAGGTCGAACTCCGTGACGCCTCCCACCTGTGGGGCAAGGGTACGCACGAGACCCGAGAGATCGTTGAGGAGGAAGTCGAGGGGTCCTACGGCAAGAACCTCTCCATCATGGCCATCGGTCCCGGTGGCGAGAACGAGGCCCGTCACGCCTGCATCATCAACGAGGACGACCGTGCCTCCGGCCGTGGCGGTACCGGCTGTGTGATGGGCAACAAGGGCCTGAAGGCCGTCGTCGTCAAATCCGGCACGAAGATGCCCAAGCCCGCGGACTCCGACACGTTCGGCGAGGGTGCCCGGCAGGCGATGCAGGTCATTCAGGAGTCCGATGTCACCGCGCCCAACGAGGGCGCGCTCTCGATGTACGGTACGAACGTCCTGATGAACATCACGGAGGAGATGGACGGTCACCCGACGAAGAACGGGCAGTACACGTCCTCCTTCGCGATGAACGAGGCCGAAGGCACGGACGTCGAGGCCGAGAAGATCAGCGGCGAGAACGTTCGCGAGAACATCCTCGTCGACGAGCCCACCTGTCACTCCTGCCCCGTCGCCTGTAAGAAGGAAGTCGAGGTCAACTACAAGCACAAGGGCCAGGACATGAACGTCCGGATGGAGTCCTACGAGTACGAGAGTGCGTGGGCCCTCGGCACCAACTCCAGCAACGACGACCGCGACTCCATCGCGGTCATGATCGACCGCTGTAACGACATGGGTCTCGACACCATCGACATGGGGAACCTCTTCGCCATGGCGATGGAGATGACCGACAAGGGCAAACTCGACGCCGGCATCGACTGGGGCGACGAGGAGCACATGATCGACCTCATCGAGGAGACCGGCAAGCGCTCCAGCGACCTCGGCGACCTGCTCGCCATGGGCGCGGAACGCATGGCCGAGGAGAAGGACGCCCACGACTGCCGGCTCGACGTCAAGGGCCAGACCATCGCCGCCTACGACCCGCGCTGCATGAAGGGTATGGGCATCGGCTACGCCACCTCGAACCGTGGCGCCTGCCACCTGCGCGGCTACACGCCGGCTGCCGAGATTCTCGGCATCCCGGAGAAGGTCGATCCCTACGAGTGGGAGGGCAAAGGCGAGCTGTGTGCAACCTTCCAGGACCTGCACGCCATCTCCGACTCGTTCGACATCTGCAAGTTCAACGCGTTCGCGGAAGGCATCGAGGAGTACATCAAGCAGTACAACGGCATGACCGGCCGTGACCTCTCGGAGAACGAGCTCATGACGGCCGGTGAGCGCGTGTACAACCTCGAACGCTACTTCAACAACCTCGCCGGCTTCGACGGCTCCGACGACTCGCTCCCGGGTCGCTTCGTCGAAGGCGACGAGGAAGCCATCCCCGGCCAGCGCGGCTCCGAGGGTGAACTCTGCGAACTCGCCGAGATGAAAGAGGAGTACTACAGCCACCGTGGCTGGGTCGACGGCGTCGTCACCGACGAGACGCTCGAAGACCTCGACATCACCGCGGGTCCGGGCACGGGCGTCTCCGGCTCCGGCGGTCAGGCTCCGGCCGACGACTAA
- a CDS encoding archaeosine biosynthesis radical SAM protein RaSEA — protein sequence MSEPSPEVYEQGKGMDAHNQVMREIRSRKEKHYDPHEPTRVWLDEDRTPDGVYQSLTIILNTGGCRWARAGGCTMCGYVAESVEGGSVPHDALMDQIDACLDHERENADEPSGLIKIYTSGSFLDEREVGAETRAAIAETFADRDRIVVESLPDFVDREKLADFTDRGLATDVAVGLETATDRVRHDCVNKYFDFEDFVAATEEAEAAGAGVKAYLLMKPPFLTESEAVEDMVDSVRRCAEYCHTVSMNPCNVQRYTMVDELYFQGGYRPPWLWSVADVLERTADADAIVVSDPVGGGSDRGPHNCGECDERVERAIKDFSLRQDPSVFEQVSCDCEATWETVVETETGYAMPLAR from the coding sequence ATGAGCGAGCCGAGCCCCGAAGTGTACGAACAGGGGAAGGGCATGGACGCCCACAATCAGGTGATGCGGGAGATTCGCTCCCGCAAGGAGAAACACTACGATCCGCACGAGCCGACGCGGGTGTGGCTCGACGAGGATCGGACACCGGACGGCGTCTACCAGTCGCTCACGATCATCTTGAACACCGGTGGCTGTCGCTGGGCGCGGGCCGGCGGCTGTACCATGTGTGGTTACGTTGCCGAATCCGTCGAGGGTGGATCGGTCCCTCACGACGCTCTCATGGATCAGATCGACGCCTGCCTCGACCACGAACGCGAGAACGCCGACGAGCCGTCGGGCCTGATCAAGATCTACACCTCCGGCTCCTTCCTCGACGAGCGTGAAGTCGGCGCCGAGACCCGGGCCGCCATCGCCGAGACGTTCGCCGACCGCGACCGCATCGTCGTCGAGTCGCTTCCCGACTTCGTCGATCGCGAGAAACTCGCGGACTTCACGGATCGCGGCCTCGCGACCGACGTGGCGGTGGGCCTCGAAACCGCGACCGACCGCGTCCGCCACGACTGCGTGAACAAGTACTTCGACTTCGAGGATTTCGTCGCGGCGACGGAGGAAGCCGAGGCCGCCGGCGCCGGCGTCAAGGCCTACCTCCTCATGAAGCCCCCGTTCCTCACGGAATCCGAAGCGGTGGAGGATATGGTCGACTCCGTCCGTCGGTGCGCCGAGTACTGCCACACCGTCTCGATGAACCCCTGTAACGTCCAGCGGTACACGATGGTCGACGAACTCTACTTCCAGGGTGGCTACCGGCCGCCGTGGCTCTGGTCGGTCGCGGACGTCCTCGAACGCACGGCCGACGCCGACGCCATCGTCGTCTCCGACCCCGTCGGCGGCGGGAGCGACCGCGGCCCGCACAACTGCGGCGAGTGCGACGAGCGGGTCGAACGCGCGATCAAGGATTTCAGCCTTCGACAGGACCCTTCGGTGTTCGAGCAGGTGTCGTGTGACTGCGAGGCGACGTGGGAGACGGTCGTCGAGACGGAGACGGGGTACGCGATGCCGCTGGCGCGGTGA
- the purQ gene encoding phosphoribosylformylglycinamidine synthase I: MTVAVIQFGGSNCDRDSVRALDHLGIDAERVWYEDGLPADATGVMLPGGFSYGDYLRAGVMAARTPIVEEVREAASEGMPVLGVCNGAQIGCEAGLTPGAFTINRSARFQCERVHVRVENADTPWTQAYDEGEVLSLPIAHGEGRFEASDETYDRLVDEDRILLRYCDASGEVTDAANPNGSRGNVAGVLGDRDTVAVMMPHPERATLPDLDGTDGAGVLRGFEAALAEV, from the coding sequence ATGACGGTCGCGGTGATCCAGTTCGGCGGGAGCAACTGCGACCGCGATTCCGTGCGTGCGCTCGATCACCTCGGCATCGACGCCGAACGCGTCTGGTACGAGGACGGCCTGCCCGCGGACGCGACGGGCGTCATGCTCCCCGGCGGCTTCTCCTACGGCGACTATCTCCGCGCGGGCGTGATGGCGGCGCGCACCCCCATCGTCGAGGAGGTGCGCGAGGCGGCGAGCGAGGGAATGCCCGTCCTCGGCGTCTGCAACGGCGCGCAGATCGGGTGTGAAGCGGGGCTTACTCCGGGCGCGTTCACCATCAACCGGAGCGCGCGCTTCCAGTGTGAACGCGTCCACGTCCGCGTCGAGAACGCCGACACGCCGTGGACGCAGGCGTACGACGAGGGCGAGGTGCTCTCCCTCCCCATCGCCCACGGCGAGGGGCGCTTCGAGGCGAGCGACGAGACGTACGACCGCCTCGTCGACGAGGACCGTATCCTGCTTCGGTACTGCGATGCCAGTGGAGAAGTAACCGACGCGGCGAACCCCAACGGGTCACGCGGGAACGTCGCCGGCGTCCTCGGCGACCGCGACACCGTCGCGGTGATGATGCCCCACCCCGAGCGGGCGACGCTACCGGACCTCGACGGGACGGATGGCGCGGGAGTCCTGCGGGGCTTCGAGGCGGCGCTGGCCGAAGTCTAA
- the purS gene encoding phosphoribosylformylglycinamidine synthase subunit PurS: MTAYTATVTVRLKRGVLDPEAETTQRALERLGFELEDLRSADRFEVDLDADSAEAAADRADEMAERLLANPTIHDYEVEVTQR, from the coding sequence ATGACGGCATACACCGCGACGGTCACGGTGCGACTCAAGCGGGGCGTCCTCGATCCGGAGGCGGAGACGACCCAGCGTGCGCTCGAACGACTCGGGTTCGAACTCGAGGATCTCCGATCGGCCGACCGGTTCGAGGTCGACCTCGACGCGGATTCGGCGGAGGCCGCCGCCGACCGCGCCGACGAGATGGCCGAGCGACTGCTCGCGAACCCGACCATCCACGACTACGAGGTCGAGGTCACACAGCGATGA
- a CDS encoding phosphoribosylaminoimidazolesuccinocarboxamide synthase gives MTSVKEFRVEREPTATATGRGRFDFTDDYSVFDWGGMPDQIPDKGRSLCTMGAFNFELLEREGVPTHYRGVGPDAVPLDEVEEAPHELAIELVQVPDLPFEDGTYDYDAYHATAGSNYLIPLEIVFRNTVPVGSSLRKRGAPSDYGLDHDAWPDEPVDLPEPVVEFSTKYEEQDRYLDRTDADRIAGVADIDALDNLAREVNRVVTERAEATGFVHEDGKIECCYVDGEIRVADVVGTFDENRFAYDGQEVSKEVVRQYYKRTHPEWVEAVSEAKAEADRQGVADWRPLCEEEPKPLPADVIAAVADMYAAGANAYTGAAWFDAPSIDDAVDAVRDL, from the coding sequence ATGACCAGCGTCAAGGAGTTCCGCGTCGAGCGCGAACCCACGGCGACGGCGACGGGGCGCGGACGCTTCGATTTCACCGACGACTACTCCGTCTTCGACTGGGGAGGGATGCCCGACCAGATCCCGGACAAGGGTCGGAGCCTCTGTACGATGGGCGCGTTCAACTTCGAACTGCTCGAACGCGAGGGCGTACCGACCCACTACCGCGGCGTGGGACCGGACGCCGTCCCCCTCGACGAAGTCGAGGAAGCGCCACACGAACTCGCCATCGAACTCGTGCAGGTGCCCGACCTGCCGTTCGAGGACGGCACGTACGACTACGACGCCTATCACGCCACCGCGGGGTCGAACTACCTGATCCCGCTCGAAATCGTCTTCCGCAACACGGTGCCGGTCGGGTCGAGCCTCCGGAAGCGGGGGGCGCCGAGCGACTACGGTCTCGATCACGACGCGTGGCCCGACGAACCGGTCGACCTGCCCGAACCCGTCGTCGAATTCTCGACGAAGTACGAGGAGCAGGACCGCTATCTCGACCGCACGGACGCGGACCGCATCGCGGGTGTCGCGGATATCGACGCCCTCGACAACTTGGCGCGCGAGGTGAACCGCGTCGTCACGGAGCGAGCGGAAGCGACGGGCTTCGTCCACGAGGACGGCAAGATCGAGTGTTGCTACGTCGACGGCGAGATCCGCGTGGCCGACGTGGTCGGCACCTTCGACGAGAACCGCTTCGCCTACGACGGACAGGAGGTGTCGAAGGAGGTGGTGCGCCAGTACTACAAGCGCACCCACCCCGAGTGGGTCGAGGCGGTGAGCGAGGCGAAAGCCGAGGCGGACCGGCAGGGCGTGGCCGACTGGCGGCCGCTCTGTGAGGAGGAGCCGAAGCCGCTTCCGGCCGACGTGATCGCCGCTGTGGCGGATATGTACGCCGCGGGCGCGAACGCCTACACGGGCGCGGCGTGGTTCGACGCGCCGAGCATCGACGACGCGGTGGATGCGGTTCGCGACCTGTAG
- a CDS encoding DUF4112 domain-containing protein — protein sequence MTGASRGSAADGGRDGDEPTVVTVDRDTAPARNPATAVDLQRLRDLSHLLDDSIRVPGTDFRIGIEPLIGLLPVVGDAVGLAISTYVFAVAARSGVPRATLGRVAVVLWIDAVGGAVPVLGDLFDAYWKANLRVSDLLDARLDDPASAAADRRYLRRLAAVAVVCTLVVVAVLAVLVWWLLGYVGAV from the coding sequence GTGACTGGTGCCTCGCGCGGATCGGCGGCCGACGGCGGGCGCGACGGCGACGAGCCGACCGTCGTCACGGTCGACCGCGATACTGCGCCCGCCCGCAACCCCGCCACCGCCGTCGACCTCCAGCGCCTCCGCGACCTGAGCCACCTGCTCGACGACTCGATCCGCGTCCCCGGCACCGACTTCCGCATCGGGATCGAACCGCTGATCGGCCTCCTCCCCGTCGTCGGCGACGCCGTCGGTCTCGCCATCTCGACGTACGTCTTCGCCGTCGCCGCCCGCTCCGGCGTCCCGCGGGCGACGCTGGGGCGGGTCGCGGTCGTCCTCTGGATCGACGCCGTCGGCGGCGCCGTCCCCGTCCTCGGCGACCTCTTCGACGCCTACTGGAAGGCGAACCTGCGGGTGTCTGATCTGCTCGACGCCCGCCTCGACGACCCCGCGAGCGCGGCCGCCGATCGACGGTATCTCCGGCGACTGGCCGCCGTCGCCGTCGTCTGTACGCTCGTCGTCGTCGCCGTCCTCGCCGTCCTCGTGTGGTGGCTCCTCGGCTACGTCGGTGCGGTGTAG
- a CDS encoding tRNA pseudouridine(54/55) synthase Pus10 — translation MSLLDDARRLAATGPVCDACLGRVFADRSFGLTNAERGRSLRVAAALDDDEPFDPVDIADCWVCEGRCAEFDDWAERAAESVDGVEFATYQVGTRTPPLIEENERLLREEIGADADAGEPFKAEFNREVGKRVGRLTDTEVDFERPDVQFVLDLDADRVETEINSAFVYGRYRKLERDIPQTEWPCRECDGSGRQGSQPCDHCGGSGYLYDRSVEGLIAPLVEDVMDGVDAVFHGAGREDVDAKMLGTGRPFVVEVKEPRRRDIDTDRLQEDVNAFAEGAVEVEGLRLATYEMVERVKRLDASKTYRAEVTFDEPVDADAFTDALADLDGATVEQYTPQRVDHRRANLTRTREVYAMSGDLDDATHATVEIHGAGGLYVKELVSGDDGRTEPSLAGLLGVGARVTALDVLAVEGEEESFEDEAYFA, via the coding sequence ATGAGCCTCCTCGACGACGCACGCCGACTCGCGGCGACCGGGCCGGTGTGTGACGCGTGCCTGGGGCGCGTCTTCGCTGACCGGAGTTTCGGGCTGACCAACGCCGAACGCGGCCGGTCGCTCCGCGTCGCCGCCGCCCTCGACGACGACGAACCCTTCGACCCTGTCGACATCGCGGACTGCTGGGTCTGCGAGGGGCGGTGTGCCGAGTTCGACGACTGGGCCGAACGCGCCGCCGAGTCGGTCGACGGGGTGGAGTTTGCCACCTATCAGGTCGGCACCCGGACGCCTCCGCTGATCGAGGAGAACGAGCGCCTGCTTCGCGAGGAAATCGGCGCCGACGCCGACGCCGGCGAACCGTTCAAGGCGGAGTTCAACCGCGAGGTAGGCAAGCGGGTCGGCCGCCTGACCGACACCGAGGTGGATTTCGAGCGCCCGGACGTGCAGTTCGTCCTCGACCTCGACGCCGACCGCGTGGAGACGGAGATCAACTCCGCCTTCGTCTACGGCCGCTACCGCAAACTCGAACGCGACATTCCGCAGACGGAGTGGCCCTGTCGCGAGTGTGACGGGAGCGGGCGACAGGGGAGCCAGCCCTGTGACCACTGCGGCGGGTCGGGCTACCTCTACGACCGGAGCGTCGAGGGGCTGATCGCACCCCTCGTCGAGGACGTGATGGACGGCGTCGACGCCGTCTTCCACGGTGCGGGCCGCGAAGACGTGGACGCCAAGATGCTCGGCACCGGCCGCCCGTTCGTCGTCGAGGTGAAGGAACCCCGGCGGCGCGATATCGACACCGACCGCCTGCAGGAGGACGTGAACGCCTTCGCCGAGGGTGCCGTCGAGGTGGAGGGGCTCCGTCTGGCCACCTACGAGATGGTTGAGCGCGTGAAACGGCTGGACGCGAGCAAGACCTACCGCGCCGAAGTCACGTTCGACGAACCGGTCGACGCCGACGCGTTCACGGACGCCCTCGCCGACCTCGACGGCGCGACGGTCGAGCAGTACACGCCCCAGCGGGTCGATCACCGGCGCGCGAACCTGACCCGGACGCGCGAGGTGTACGCCATGTCGGGCGACCTCGACGACGCCACCCACGCCACGGTCGAGATTCACGGCGCGGGCGGCCTCTACGTGAAGGAACTCGTCTCCGGCGACGACGGCCGGACGGAGCCGAGCCTCGCCGGCTTGCTCGGTGTCGGCGCCCGCGTCACTGCCCTCGATGTACTGGCTGTGGAGGGAGAGGAGGAGTCGTTCGAGGACGAGGCGTACTTCGCCTGA
- the msrA gene encoding peptide-methionine (S)-S-oxide reductase MsrA — MTDDHALATLAGGCFWCLEAPFEELGGVHAVTSGYAGGHVAEPTYEDVCSGETGHAEVVQIEYDPDRISYADLLAVFFALHDPTTKDRQGPDVGSQYRSAIFTHDDAQRETAEAVIDELADEYDDPIVTEIEPLETFYPAEGYHQNYYANNPQRAYCQVQIRPKLQKVREQFAEQVADD, encoded by the coding sequence ATGACCGACGATCACGCCCTCGCAACGCTCGCTGGCGGCTGCTTCTGGTGTCTCGAAGCCCCGTTCGAGGAACTCGGCGGCGTCCACGCGGTGACTTCCGGTTACGCCGGCGGCCACGTCGCGGAGCCGACCTACGAGGACGTGTGTTCGGGTGAGACCGGCCACGCCGAAGTCGTCCAGATCGAATACGATCCCGACCGCATCTCTTACGCCGACCTGCTGGCGGTCTTCTTCGCGCTCCACGACCCGACGACGAAGGATCGACAGGGGCCGGACGTGGGTTCGCAGTATCGCTCGGCCATCTTCACGCACGACGACGCACAACGCGAGACGGCCGAGGCGGTCATCGACGAACTGGCCGACGAGTACGACGACCCCATCGTCACCGAAATCGAACCGCTGGAGACGTTCTATCCGGCCGAGGGCTACCACCAGAACTACTACGCCAACAACCCCCAGCGGGCGTACTGTCAGGTGCAGATCCGGCCGAAACTGCAGAAGGTGCGCGAGCAGTTCGCGGAGCAAGTGGCCGACGACTAA
- the rnhB gene encoding ribonuclease HII: MQIGADEAGKGPVLGPMVAAAVRAPSGAVPDAVDDSKRLAPARREELAARLRSDPAVDVGVAVVTPARIDDPETDMNSLTVAAQAEAIEAVAVDDDAVTVDAGDVDADRFGRRIGSGVDAAVTVRSEHRADENHPHVAAASIVAKVERDARIEALSDDYGDVGSGYPSDERTRTFLAEYVRDHGELPACARASWSTCADVLAAAEQSSLSEF, translated from the coding sequence ATGCAGATCGGTGCCGACGAGGCGGGCAAGGGACCGGTGCTGGGACCGATGGTCGCGGCGGCGGTGCGAGCGCCGAGCGGCGCCGTCCCCGACGCCGTCGACGACTCGAAACGTCTCGCACCGGCCCGTCGGGAGGAACTCGCAGCGCGCCTCCGGAGCGACCCGGCCGTCGACGTGGGCGTCGCCGTCGTGACGCCGGCCCGCATCGACGACCCCGAGACGGACATGAACTCGCTGACCGTCGCGGCGCAGGCCGAGGCCATCGAGGCGGTGGCCGTCGACGACGACGCCGTGACCGTCGACGCGGGCGACGTGGATGCTGACCGCTTCGGCCGGCGCATCGGGTCGGGTGTCGACGCCGCGGTGACGGTGCGGTCCGAGCATCGCGCCGACGAGAACCACCCGCACGTCGCGGCGGCGAGTATCGTCGCCAAAGTCGAGCGCGACGCTCGAATCGAGGCGCTTTCGGACGACTACGGCGACGTTGGCAGCGGCTATCCGAGTGACGAACGAACGCGAACCTTCCTCGCAGAGTACGTCCGCGATCACGGCGAGTTGCCCGCGTGTGCGCGGGCGTCGTGGTCGACGTGTGCGGACGTGCTGGCGGCGGCGGAGCAGTCCTCCCTGTCGGAGTTCTAG
- a CDS encoding preprotein translocase subunit SecD — protein sequence MGTIRENWRIFLLIVVLLGSLFALFSPTMAAGDGSTETPGLASSGVTNLQYGLQLSGGTRIRAPLVGVTATDVEFGGTQPPQIEQDVAGQLDNVTVADVIVRRTTQSAGTVEVTVDGVTPEELGSALDAAGYTYESTRDGVTEQTRTQTVDILSNKINEAGLSGGTVQQISSAGENFILIEVPDENRQRVVDLVNQRGSVRVDAYYPTDGGYEQETVLEQDDFQSIGNAQQGGEGQLPNVPVVVREDVAPQFQQQMIETGVASQGGSRCRYETAPNGTDACLLLIVDGQVVNSFGMSPGLAAGMRSGDWAQDPRFILQTQNFSEAREVAINLRAGALPAKLDIGPGGEGTSSYIAPSQGQDFRTNSLLTGIIAVFAVAGVVFLRYGEVEVALPMIVTALSEVVILLGFAAGIGYPLDLSVIAGFIAVIGTGVDDLIIIADEVMAEGDVNSRRVFQSRFKKAFWVIGAAAATTIIAMSPLAVLSLGDLQGFAIFTILGVVVGVLLTRPAYGDILRALLTRDR from the coding sequence ATGGGCACGATCCGAGAGAACTGGCGGATCTTCCTCCTGATCGTCGTCCTGCTCGGCAGCCTCTTCGCGCTGTTCTCGCCGACGATGGCGGCCGGCGACGGCAGCACCGAGACCCCCGGTCTCGCCAGCAGCGGGGTCACGAACCTCCAGTACGGCCTCCAGCTCTCCGGCGGGACGCGCATCCGCGCGCCGCTCGTCGGCGTCACCGCCACCGACGTCGAGTTCGGCGGGACGCAACCCCCCCAGATCGAACAGGACGTGGCCGGCCAACTCGACAACGTGACCGTCGCGGACGTGATCGTCCGGCGGACGACGCAGTCGGCCGGTACCGTCGAGGTGACCGTCGACGGCGTCACGCCCGAGGAACTCGGGAGCGCGCTCGACGCCGCCGGCTACACGTACGAGAGTACGCGCGATGGCGTTACCGAGCAGACGCGCACACAGACGGTCGACATCCTCTCGAACAAGATCAACGAGGCGGGACTCTCCGGCGGGACCGTCCAGCAGATCTCCTCGGCTGGCGAGAACTTCATCCTCATCGAGGTGCCCGACGAGAACCGCCAGCGCGTCGTCGACCTCGTGAACCAGCGCGGGAGCGTCCGCGTCGACGCCTACTACCCCACTGACGGCGGCTACGAACAGGAAACGGTGCTCGAACAGGACGACTTCCAGAGCATCGGCAACGCCCAGCAGGGCGGCGAGGGCCAGTTACCGAACGTGCCGGTCGTCGTGCGCGAGGATGTCGCTCCCCAGTTCCAGCAGCAGATGATCGAGACGGGAGTCGCGAGTCAGGGCGGGTCCCGCTGTCGCTACGAGACGGCACCCAACGGCACCGACGCCTGTCTGCTCCTGATCGTCGACGGGCAGGTCGTCAACTCCTTCGGGATGAGTCCGGGACTCGCCGCCGGCATGCGCTCCGGCGACTGGGCGCAGGATCCCCGATTCATCCTCCAGACGCAGAACTTCAGCGAGGCACGCGAGGTGGCGATCAACCTGCGCGCCGGTGCGCTCCCCGCCAAACTCGACATCGGTCCCGGGGGCGAGGGCACCTCCTCGTACATCGCGCCGAGTCAGGGGCAGGACTTCCGTACGAACTCCCTGCTGACGGGGATCATCGCGGTGTTCGCCGTCGCGGGCGTCGTCTTCCTGCGCTACGGTGAGGTAGAAGTCGCCCTGCCGATGATCGTCACCGCGCTCTCGGAGGTGGTGATCCTGCTCGGCTTCGCGGCCGGTATCGGCTACCCGCTCGACCTCTCCGTCATCGCCGGGTTCATCGCCGTCATCGGGACGGGGGTGGACGACCTCATCATCATCGCCGACGAGGTAATGGCCGAGGGCGACGTGAACAGTCGCCGGGTGTTCCAGAGCCGGTTCAAGAAGGCGTTCTGGGTCATCGGCGCCGCCGCGGCGACGACCATCATCGCCATGAGCCCGCTGGCCGTCCTCTCGCTCGGCGACCTGCAGGGCTTCGCCATCTTCACCATCCTCGGCGTCGTCGTGGGCGTCCTCCTCACGCGCCCGGCGTACGGGGACATCCTCCGGGCGTTGCTGACGCGGGATCGCTAG